From a region of the Deltaproteobacteria bacterium genome:
- a CDS encoding ISNCY family transposase: MRRTEVLQEIRKMRFEEVYLGWSESRLNQEEAARILGVCDRTFRRYIDRYEEAGISGLSDKRLTQASFHRAPVDEVMAVAEHYASRHRGWNVKHFYSWYRRDGGVRSYTWVKNTLQSRGLVSISAKRGAHRKRRERAPLSGMMLHQDGSTHEWVPGKKWDLIVTMDDATSEHYSMFFVEEEGTDSSFQGARDVIVQKGLFSSLYTDRGSHYWYTPKEGGKVSKTQLTQFGRAMKHLGIQMIAAYSPEARGRSERAFETHQDRLVKELDFHGITDINAANIYLTKVYLPAFNAEFIQPPLEDGSAFVPWKGENLDDILCEQDERTVSADNCVSFKGMKLQIPANQYRCHYVRVRVVIHRYPDGSLSIFHGPRKLADYDKQGKLMEITTKKAA; the protein is encoded by the coding sequence ATGCGACGGACAGAGGTGCTACAGGAGATCCGGAAGATGCGATTTGAGGAGGTTTATTTAGGATGGAGTGAGAGTCGTTTGAACCAGGAAGAAGCGGCTCGGATTTTGGGGGTATGTGATCGGACGTTTCGTCGGTACATTGATCGGTACGAAGAGGCCGGGATATCGGGTTTGTCGGACAAGCGCCTGACGCAGGCATCATTTCATCGCGCCCCTGTAGATGAAGTGATGGCCGTCGCGGAGCATTACGCGAGCCGGCACCGGGGTTGGAATGTGAAGCATTTTTACAGTTGGTATCGACGTGATGGAGGCGTGCGCAGTTACACATGGGTTAAAAACACGCTTCAGTCGCGAGGTTTGGTTTCTATATCGGCCAAGCGGGGAGCACATCGTAAGCGGCGGGAACGAGCCCCCCTGTCTGGCATGATGCTGCATCAGGATGGGAGCACGCATGAATGGGTACCTGGGAAAAAATGGGATCTGATCGTGACGATGGATGACGCGACCAGCGAGCATTACTCGATGTTTTTTGTTGAGGAGGAAGGGACGGATAGCAGTTTTCAAGGGGCTCGGGATGTGATTGTTCAAAAGGGCTTGTTCAGTTCCCTGTACACGGACCGGGGGAGTCATTACTGGTACACGCCCAAGGAAGGGGGGAAGGTCAGCAAAACGCAGCTGACTCAGTTTGGCCGTGCCATGAAACACTTGGGGATTCAAATGATCGCGGCCTATTCTCCTGAGGCGCGAGGCCGTAGCGAGAGGGCTTTTGAGACTCATCAAGACCGGCTTGTCAAGGAGTTGGATTTTCATGGAATCACAGACATAAATGCCGCCAACATTTATTTGACCAAGGTGTATCTCCCCGCGTTCAACGCCGAGTTCATACAGCCGCCCCTTGAAGACGGGTCAGCGTTTGTCCCTTGGAAGGGGGAAAATCTTGATGACATCCTCTGTGAACAAGATGAACGGACGGTCAGTGCCGACAACTGCGTCAGTTTTAAAGGAATGAAACTCCAGATTCCAGCGAACCAATACCGCTGTCATTACGTCAGGGTCAGGGTGGTGATCCATCGGTATCCGGATGGATCCCTATCCATCTTCCACGGCCCGCGAAAACTGGCCGATTATGACAAACAAGGGAAACTCATGGAAATAACAACTAAAAAGGCGGCATAA